The following are encoded in a window of Catellicoccus marimammalium M35/04/3 genomic DNA:
- a CDS encoding DsrE family protein: protein MKIVFHIDDQRRWSQLFGNLHHMIEAKKELVPDLSVALVATGNAVQPIVAQSATEEFKKEVAQLAKEGIAFNACHQSLLKFSIQPEEILNEFQVVPYGVIALAEYQDKGYRYIKP, encoded by the coding sequence ATGAAAATTGTTTTTCATATCGATGATCAACGTCGTTGGAGTCAATTGTTTGGGAACTTACATCATATGATTGAGGCCAAAAAGGAGCTTGTGCCTGATTTATCCGTTGCTTTAGTAGCAACAGGAAATGCAGTGCAACCTATCGTCGCCCAATCTGCAACAGAAGAATTCAAAAAAGAAGTGGCTCAATTAGCTAAAGAAGGAATTGCTTTTAATGCTTGCCACCAATCGTTATTAAAATTTTCAATTCAGCCAGAAGAAATTTTAAATGAATTCCAAGTGGTTCCTTATGGTGTCATTGCTTTGGCTGAGTATCAAGATAAAGGATATCGTTATATCAAACCATGA
- a CDS encoding DUF956 family protein — translation MKKDLNTIQSLNQKVDLVMDGTSFLGMGNYGKLMIGDKAFEFYNDRNKRDYIQIPWEEVDYVIASVMFKGHWIPRIAIQTKRNGIYTFAAKHPKQLLRAIRPYVPADHMVRSLTFFQVLKRNFSHLFKKKGNKNG, via the coding sequence ATGAAAAAAGATTTAAATACAATTCAGTCATTAAACCAAAAAGTAGATTTAGTAATGGATGGCACTTCTTTTTTAGGAATGGGGAATTACGGTAAATTAATGATCGGAGATAAAGCTTTTGAGTTTTATAACGATCGCAATAAACGTGACTATATCCAAATTCCTTGGGAAGAAGTAGACTATGTCATTGCTTCAGTCATGTTTAAAGGACATTGGATTCCTCGTATTGCGATTCAGACAAAACGAAATGGAATTTATACCTTTGCAGCTAAACATCCAAAACAGTTATTACGTGCGATTCGTCCTTATGTTCCAGCAGATCATATGGTACGTTCATTAACTTTCTTCCAAGTCTTAAAACGTAATTTCTCTCATCTGTTCAAGAAAAAGGGGAATAAAAATGGATAA
- a CDS encoding chorismate mutase, protein MDKLEEYRQEIDQLDEQIQRLLVQRRELTEQVGIYKREHQIPVEQEGREKEIYHNIATNYPIPVAEDLFEIYRKIIAVSKRQQEDEHCE, encoded by the coding sequence ATGGATAAATTGGAAGAATATCGTCAAGAAATTGATCAATTAGACGAACAAATTCAACGACTATTAGTTCAACGCCGAGAGCTAACAGAACAAGTCGGGATTTATAAAAGAGAACATCAAATCCCAGTTGAACAAGAAGGAAGAGAAAAAGAAATTTATCATAACATTGCGACAAATTATCCAATTCCTGTAGCGGAAGATTTATTTGAAATTTATCGCAAAATCATTGCTGTATCAAAACGTCAACAAGAGGATGAGCATTGTGAATAA
- a CDS encoding energy-coupling factor transporter ATPase encodes MKSIIELNEIEYAYDEGETILSQLNFQIQKGEWVALVGNNGSGKSTVSRLIDGLLIPKKGTVKVLGMEMNEDTVWKIRQHIGIVFQNPDNQFVGANVEDDVAFGLENRGLPREEMKVRVKAALEEVGMWEYRKKEPSLLSGGQKQRVALAGVIAVAPDILILDEATSMLDPKGRQQMLTLLEDLRKNQDLTILSITHDVNEMMLADRILVLDGGKIAQEGTAEELLLNEALVEKYHLARAFPLQLKMMFQEEGIPVQKNSLKLKDWGDALWTYMENK; translated from the coding sequence ATGAAATCAATAATCGAATTAAATGAAATTGAATATGCTTACGATGAGGGAGAAACGATCTTATCTCAATTAAATTTCCAAATTCAAAAAGGAGAATGGGTAGCCTTAGTTGGAAATAATGGTAGTGGAAAATCTACGGTTTCTCGTTTGATTGATGGTTTACTAATTCCTAAAAAAGGAACGGTCAAAGTACTAGGAATGGAAATGAATGAAGATACTGTCTGGAAAATTCGTCAACATATTGGAATTGTCTTTCAAAATCCAGATAATCAATTTGTGGGAGCCAATGTAGAAGATGACGTTGCTTTTGGCTTAGAAAATCGAGGATTACCTAGAGAAGAGATGAAAGTGCGTGTAAAAGCAGCGTTAGAAGAAGTAGGAATGTGGGAATATCGAAAAAAAGAACCAAGTCTTCTTTCTGGAGGACAAAAGCAACGAGTGGCTTTAGCTGGGGTCATTGCGGTAGCTCCTGATATTTTGATTTTAGATGAAGCGACTAGTATGCTTGATCCCAAAGGTCGGCAACAAATGTTGACTTTACTAGAAGACTTGCGAAAAAATCAAGATTTGACAATTTTATCCATTACCCATGATGTCAATGAAATGATGCTAGCCGATCGCATTTTAGTTCTTGATGGTGGAAAAATTGCTCAAGAAGGTACAGCAGAAGAATTGTTATTGAATGAAGCGCTGGTGGAGAAATATCATTTAGCTCGAGCTTTTCCACTACAATTAAAAATGATGTTTCAAGAAGAAGGAATTCCAGTACAAAAAAATAGCTTGAAATTAAAAGATTGGGGAGATGCATTATGGACGTACATGGAAAACAAATAG
- a CDS encoding energy-coupling factor transporter ATPase — MDVHGKQIGYVYQKNTPFAQRALHNVSFDIQDGDFVAIVGHTGSGKSTLVKMLNGLLQPDEGTLELGTDYQLPVDPKQVSLRTLRQKVGLVFQFPEAQLFEETVLKDVMFGPKNFGLSEEEAKKQAQQALEKVGIHEELYDRSPFELSGGQMRRVAIAGILSLNPEVLVLDEPAAGLDPWGHQEMMELFQTLNESGMTILLVTHDMEDVSQYAKKVIVMDQGEKIAEMTPQQLFQDQEFLQNYHLDEPVVTQFARQLKEWGMPMPQLPITLEEFRTILTKGGEPHE, encoded by the coding sequence ATGGACGTACATGGAAAACAAATAGGATATGTTTATCAAAAAAATACGCCGTTTGCTCAACGTGCTCTTCACAATGTTTCTTTTGATATTCAAGATGGAGATTTTGTTGCCATTGTTGGTCATACAGGAAGTGGAAAATCTACGTTAGTCAAAATGTTAAATGGACTATTACAACCTGATGAAGGTACGTTAGAACTAGGTACAGACTATCAATTACCGGTAGATCCAAAACAAGTTTCTCTTCGTACTTTACGACAAAAAGTCGGACTTGTCTTCCAATTTCCAGAAGCTCAATTATTTGAAGAAACGGTTCTAAAAGATGTAATGTTTGGACCAAAAAACTTTGGCTTATCAGAAGAAGAAGCTAAAAAACAAGCTCAACAAGCATTAGAAAAAGTAGGCATTCATGAAGAATTATATGATCGCTCTCCTTTTGAACTTTCCGGTGGACAAATGCGTCGAGTGGCGATTGCTGGCATTTTATCTTTGAACCCAGAAGTACTTGTTTTAGATGAACCTGCCGCAGGACTAGATCCTTGGGGACATCAAGAGATGATGGAGTTATTCCAAACTTTAAATGAGTCAGGAATGACGATTCTTTTAGTGACTCATGATATGGAAGACGTTTCTCAATATGCCAAAAAAGTTATTGTTATGGATCAAGGAGAAAAAATTGCGGAAATGACACCACAACAGTTATTCCAAGATCAAGAATTTTTACAAAACTATCATTTGGATGAGCCGGTGGTGACACAATTTGCTCGTCAATTAAAAGAATGGGGAATGCCAATGCCTCAATTACCGATTACTTTAGAAGAATTTCGGACGATTTTAACAAAGGGGGGAGAGCCTCATGAATAA
- a CDS encoding mannose/fructose/sorbose PTS transporter subunit IIB, producing MVGIILASHGAFAEGIFQSGQMIFGEQPNVKPVTLMPSEGPDDIRAKMEEAIASFENQDEVLFLVDLWGGTPFNQASNLMNAQEDSKWAIVAGMNLPMVIEAYASRFSMESARDIAAHIIGEAKNGVKVMPEELQPKEEAAAPAAPAANQPTGAIPEGTVIGDGKIEYVLARIDTRLLHGQVATGWTKATKPNRIIVVSDNVANDELRKNLITQAAPPGVHANVVPIKKMIEVAKDPRFGDTKALLLFETPEDALRAIEGGVDIKTLNVGSMAHSEGKVAVNKVLSFNKEDVETFEKLKDLGIEFDVRKVPTDSKENMDNILNKAKQELGL from the coding sequence ATGGTAGGAATTATCCTAGCTAGTCACGGTGCCTTTGCGGAAGGAATCTTCCAATCAGGACAAATGATCTTTGGTGAACAGCCAAATGTCAAACCAGTAACTTTAATGCCTAGTGAAGGTCCAGATGATATTCGTGCCAAAATGGAAGAGGCAATTGCTTCTTTTGAAAACCAAGACGAAGTATTATTCTTAGTAGACCTTTGGGGCGGAACACCATTTAACCAAGCAAGCAACTTAATGAATGCTCAAGAAGATAGCAAATGGGCAATCGTTGCTGGTATGAACTTACCAATGGTAATTGAAGCTTATGCTTCTCGTTTCTCAATGGAAAGTGCACGCGATATCGCTGCTCACATCATTGGTGAAGCGAAAAACGGTGTTAAAGTAATGCCAGAAGAATTACAACCAAAAGAAGAAGCAGCAGCTCCTGCAGCTCCTGCAGCAAACCAACCAACTGGAGCAATTCCAGAAGGAACTGTAATTGGCGATGGTAAAATCGAATACGTATTAGCTCGTATCGATACTCGTTTATTACACGGACAAGTAGCGACTGGTTGGACAAAAGCTACAAAACCAAACCGTATTATCGTTGTTTCAGATAACGTAGCAAATGATGAATTACGTAAAAACTTAATTACACAAGCGGCTCCTCCAGGAGTACATGCAAACGTTGTACCAATCAAGAAAATGATTGAAGTTGCTAAAGATCCGCGCTTTGGTGACACAAAAGCATTATTATTATTCGAAACACCAGAAGATGCATTACGTGCAATCGAAGGTGGCGTTGATATTAAAACATTAAACGTTGGTTCAATGGCTCACTCAGAAGGTAAAGTAGCCGTAAACAAAGTATTATCTTTCAATAAAGAAGACGTAGAAACTTTCGAAAAATTAAAAGATTTAGGTATCGAGTTTGATGTTCGTAAAGTACCTACAGATTCAAAAGAAAATATGGATAACATCTTAAACAAAGCAAAACAAGAATTAGGTCTATAA
- the truA gene encoding tRNA pseudouridine(38-40) synthase TruA codes for MRYCAIIAYDGTDFFGFQRQKEQRTVQGELEKTLYRLNGKKEVTVHGSGRTDAGVHARGQVIHFDLLHARPVEKLRFALDTQTPDDISVPYLYEVPDDFHCRYQPHEKVYRYYVDLNRSRDPFLRRYAAHFPYELDIEKMKAGAQQLIGTHDFTSFCATGTSVEDKVRTIYDIQIEKDVIKNQLIFTYYGNGFLYKMVRLITGTLLRLGNGRLDDSIEEILERKDQTQVLWAAPPEGLFLEEVKYQK; via the coding sequence ATGCGATATTGTGCAATCATTGCTTATGATGGAACTGATTTTTTTGGTTTCCAACGCCAAAAAGAACAACGAACGGTGCAAGGAGAATTAGAAAAAACGTTGTATCGTTTAAATGGAAAAAAAGAGGTTACCGTTCATGGTTCAGGTCGAACAGATGCTGGCGTTCATGCAAGAGGTCAAGTGATTCACTTTGATTTACTTCATGCTCGTCCAGTGGAAAAACTGCGCTTTGCGTTAGACACGCAAACTCCAGATGATATCAGTGTGCCTTATCTTTATGAGGTCCCTGATGACTTTCATTGTCGTTATCAACCTCATGAAAAGGTATATCGCTACTATGTCGACTTAAATCGCAGTCGTGATCCTTTTTTACGTCGTTATGCGGCTCATTTTCCGTATGAATTAGATATAGAAAAAATGAAAGCTGGTGCTCAACAATTAATCGGGACTCATGATTTTACTAGTTTTTGTGCTACCGGAACGAGTGTGGAAGATAAAGTACGAACGATTTATGACATTCAAATTGAGAAAGATGTTATAAAAAATCAACTCATTTTTACTTATTATGGGAATGGTTTTTTGTACAAAATGGTTCGTTTAATAACAGGGACACTTCTACGTCTAGGGAATGGTCGTCTCGATGATTCGATAGAAGAAATTTTAGAAAGAAAAGATCAAACCCAAGTTTTATGGGCAGCTCCGCCAGAAGGTTTGTTCTTAGAAGAAGTAAAATATCAAAAATAA
- a CDS encoding PTS system mannose/fructose/sorbose family transporter subunit IID, producing MSEKIQLTKKDRLAVAWRSTFLQGSWNYERMQNGGFAYAMIPALKKLYKTKEDRVDALKRHLEFFNTHPYIASPILGVTLALEEERANGAEIDDAAVQGVKIGMMGPLAGIGDPVFWFTIRPMLGALGASLAMGGSILGPILFFVAWNVIRWAFMWYTQEFGYRAGSKITEDMSGGLLQKVTRGASIMGMFVLGSLVARWVNINFVPVVSEVKLQDGAYIQWDKLPSGIEGVKEALVQYNNGHGLALDPVKVTTLQDNLNELIPGLAALGLTLLCMWLLKKKVSPIIIIIALFVVGILGHVVGLL from the coding sequence ATGTCAGAAAAAATTCAATTAACTAAAAAAGACCGTTTAGCGGTAGCATGGCGTTCAACCTTCCTTCAAGGTTCATGGAACTACGAACGTATGCAAAATGGTGGATTTGCTTATGCAATGATCCCAGCTTTGAAAAAATTATATAAAACAAAAGAAGATCGCGTTGACGCTTTAAAACGTCACTTAGAATTCTTTAATACACACCCATACATCGCTTCACCAATTTTAGGGGTAACATTAGCGTTAGAAGAAGAACGTGCAAATGGTGCTGAAATTGATGACGCAGCAGTACAAGGGGTTAAAATCGGTATGATGGGACCTTTAGCTGGTATCGGAGATCCAGTATTCTGGTTCACAATTCGTCCAATGTTAGGAGCTTTAGGTGCTTCATTAGCAATGGGTGGTAGCATTTTAGGTCCAATCTTATTCTTCGTTGCATGGAACGTAATCCGTTGGGCATTCATGTGGTATACACAAGAATTTGGTTACCGTGCAGGTTCAAAAATCACAGAAGACATGTCTGGTGGTTTATTACAAAAAGTTACTCGTGGTGCATCAATCATGGGTATGTTCGTCCTAGGTTCTTTAGTTGCTCGTTGGGTAAACATTAACTTTGTACCAGTTGTTTCAGAAGTTAAATTACAAGATGGTGCTTACATCCAATGGGATAAATTACCAAGTGGTATCGAAGGTGTCAAAGAAGCTTTAGTTCAATACAACAATGGTCACGGTTTGGCATTAGATCCAGTGAAAGTTACTACATTACAAGATAACTTAAACGAATTAATCCCTGGATTAGCTGCTTTAGGATTAACATTATTATGTATGTGGTTATTGAAGAAAAAAGTTTCTCCAATCATCATCATCATTGCGTTATTCGTAGTGGGTATCTTAGGTCACGTAGTTGGCTTATTATAA
- a CDS encoding PTS mannose/fructose/sorbose transporter subunit IIC → MNAFQIVLVLLIAFLAGVDGILDEFQFQQPLVACTLIGLVTGNLTAGIILGGTLQMIALGWANIGAAVAPDAALASVASAIILVLGGQGEKGVSAAIAVAIPLAVAGLFLTMIVRTLAVPIVHFMDAAAKEGNFRKVEMWQIIAIVLQGLRVAIPAGLLLAIPADTVKDFLTAMPEWLTQGMQIGGGMVVAVGYAMVINMMATREVWPFFIIGFVIAAISQLTLIAIGALAVAITLIYLQLSEKGSNNGGGNSNTGDPLGDILNDY, encoded by the coding sequence ATGAACGCATTTCAAATCGTTTTAGTTTTACTTATTGCCTTCTTAGCGGGGGTAGACGGAATCTTAGATGAATTCCAATTCCAACAACCGTTAGTGGCTTGTACATTAATCGGATTAGTCACAGGCAATTTAACAGCAGGTATTATTTTAGGTGGTACATTACAAATGATCGCCCTAGGTTGGGCTAATATCGGTGCCGCAGTTGCGCCCGATGCAGCTTTGGCTTCAGTAGCGTCAGCAATTATTTTAGTATTAGGTGGCCAAGGTGAAAAAGGAGTTTCAGCAGCGATTGCTGTAGCGATTCCATTAGCTGTTGCAGGTTTATTCTTAACAATGATCGTTCGTACTTTAGCAGTACCTATCGTTCACTTCATGGATGCTGCAGCAAAAGAAGGTAACTTCCGTAAAGTAGAAATGTGGCAAATTATTGCTATCGTATTACAAGGTTTACGTGTAGCAATCCCAGCAGGTTTATTATTAGCAATTCCAGCCGACACAGTTAAAGACTTCTTAACTGCAATGCCTGAATGGTTAACACAAGGTATGCAAATCGGTGGAGGAATGGTAGTAGCTGTAGGTTACGCAATGGTTATCAACATGATGGCAACTCGTGAAGTATGGCCATTCTTCATTATCGGTTTCGTTATCGCAGCGATTTCTCAATTAACATTAATCGCTATCGGTGCGTTAGCTGTTGCAATTACATTAATTTACTTACAATTATCTGAAAAAGGTTCAAACAACGGTGGAGGAAACAGCAATACTGGTGATCCACTAGGAGATATCTTGAACGATTATTAA
- a CDS encoding PTS system mannose/fructose/N-acetylgalactosamine-transporter subunit IIB — translation MEIQLLRIDSRLLHGQITTSWVKSLHVERILVVSTKAANDSMWKLLMEQVAPATVRVNIISLEKMLRIMHDERFSTMKALVLVETPKDAVQLIQAGLSVKEINVGSLSFHTGAHLVTDAIAVDMEDMLAFHWLHEQGYPLIAQKVASDVKKELWPILEEKTSFLKKSRKDESLNSGNKVNL, via the coding sequence ATGGAGATACAGTTGTTGAGAATTGATAGTCGATTACTACATGGTCAAATCACAACGAGTTGGGTGAAAAGTTTGCATGTAGAACGAATCTTAGTCGTATCTACTAAAGCAGCCAATGATTCAATGTGGAAGTTGTTGATGGAACAAGTAGCACCGGCTACTGTGCGTGTGAACATTATTTCTTTGGAAAAAATGTTACGGATTATGCACGATGAACGTTTTTCAACAATGAAGGCTCTCGTTTTAGTCGAAACCCCAAAAGATGCGGTGCAATTAATTCAAGCTGGCCTATCAGTGAAAGAAATTAATGTCGGATCTTTAAGCTTCCATACTGGAGCTCATTTGGTAACAGATGCTATCGCAGTAGATATGGAAGATATGTTAGCGTTTCATTGGTTACATGAACAGGGTTATCCTTTAATCGCTCAAAAAGTAGCGAGCGATGTGAAAAAGGAATTGTGGCCAATTTTAGAGGAAAAAACTTCTTTCTTGAAAAAATCCAGGAAAGATGAATCTCTGAACTCAGGGAATAAAGTGAATTTATAG
- a CDS encoding sulfite exporter TauE/SafE family protein, which translates to MMNLIYFFIVVFANIIGSFSGMGGGIIIKPLVSIASHLPLETVLFYSNLSIIVMCFTSFIYSQWKKTTKYGKDALYICLGSLTGGLAGSILLNLGLSSLESIMKELQIALTIITIVAGIWYQCKGKPVQHLWTKPWKIFCIGAIMGAFSILLGIGGGPLNVLLLMMLLGFPLKKATSYSLISVLGSVSIRVIMSFDHIHQIQYQTSTMLVFMGSAFVGAIIGILIKKHLNMKNFKKLYISTLGGVILLNIINLFIG; encoded by the coding sequence ATGATGAATTTGATTTACTTTTTTATCGTTGTTTTTGCGAATATTATTGGTTCTTTTTCAGGAATGGGTGGCGGAATTATTATCAAGCCACTCGTTTCGATTGCGAGCCATTTACCGCTAGAAACGGTTTTATTTTATTCTAATCTTTCTATTATTGTGATGTGTTTTACTTCTTTTATTTACAGTCAATGGAAGAAAACTACGAAATATGGGAAAGATGCATTGTATATCTGCCTTGGAAGCTTAACGGGTGGATTAGCAGGTAGCATTTTGTTAAACTTAGGCTTGAGCAGTCTAGAAAGTATAATGAAAGAGCTACAAATTGCCTTAACGATTATTACCATCGTGGCTGGCATTTGGTATCAATGCAAAGGAAAACCAGTCCAACACTTATGGACGAAACCATGGAAAATCTTTTGTATTGGTGCAATTATGGGAGCCTTCTCTATTCTTTTAGGAATTGGAGGCGGACCATTAAATGTTTTACTATTAATGATGTTACTAGGATTCCCATTGAAAAAGGCGACCAGTTATTCGCTAATTTCTGTTCTGGGATCGGTTTCAATTCGAGTGATTATGAGTTTTGATCATATTCATCAAATTCAATATCAAACTAGCACAATGCTTGTCTTCATGGGTTCTGCCTTTGTTGGAGCCATCATTGGAATTTTGATTAAAAAACATTTGAATATGAAAAACTTCAAAAAATTATATATTTCAACACTCGGTGGAGTGATATTATTAAATATCATCAACCTATTTATAGGATAA
- a CDS encoding energy-coupling factor transporter transmembrane component T family protein, with protein MNKMLLGRYVPGNSFMHRLDPRVKLLASIYFIILIFLCNNVWTYGVMFLVVALGITLSKIKWSTFFKGLKPVIGLILFTVLLQLLFSGGSEIYFQWGMITISKEGIQNAIFIFLRFVLIIFISTLLTLSTPSIAIADACESLLRPLEKLHVPVHEFALMLSIALRFVPTLMDETDKIMDAQRARGVEFDQGSLFQRIKAMVPLLIPLFVSSFNRAEELADAMEARCYQGGDQRTKYRALHWQTKDTWTIIFFILLCPLILWLGRL; from the coding sequence ATGAATAAAATGCTACTGGGTCGCTATGTACCAGGAAATTCTTTTATGCATCGTTTAGATCCAAGGGTGAAATTATTAGCTTCGATTTATTTCATTATTTTGATTTTTCTTTGCAATAATGTTTGGACCTATGGAGTGATGTTTCTTGTCGTAGCATTAGGAATCACGTTATCTAAAATTAAGTGGAGTACTTTTTTTAAAGGATTAAAGCCAGTGATTGGACTGATTTTATTCACGGTCCTTTTACAATTGCTTTTTTCTGGTGGTAGTGAAATCTATTTCCAATGGGGCATGATTACCATCTCGAAAGAAGGAATTCAAAATGCGATTTTTATCTTTTTGCGTTTTGTCTTAATTATTTTTATCTCTACTTTGTTAACGTTATCCACTCCTTCTATTGCCATTGCGGATGCTTGTGAATCGTTATTACGGCCATTAGAAAAATTACATGTGCCAGTGCATGAATTTGCGTTAATGCTCTCTATTGCTTTGCGCTTTGTACCAACCTTGATGGATGAAACGGATAAAATTATGGATGCGCAACGTGCACGTGGGGTAGAGTTTGATCAAGGAAGTTTATTCCAACGAATTAAAGCGATGGTTCCTTTATTAATTCCGCTTTTTGTTTCTAGTTTTAATCGTGCAGAAGAACTAGCAGACGCGATGGAAGCACGTTGTTACCAAGGAGGAGACCAACGTACAAAGTATCGTGCGTTACATTGGCAAACAAAAGACACGTGGACTATTATTTTCTTTATTCTATTGTGTCCACTCATTTTATGGTTAGGTAGGTTATAA